TTCTATGCCACGCTGCACTTGGCGACGTATGTCTTTCTCTTCTCCGGCTTCGACATTGCGGGAGCGTTCAGTAATCTGCGAATCCATGATTTCCATGGGATTGCGGAGCAGTGGCGGGCCGTCTGGCCGGTCATGGTGACCGATATCCAGAAGCGGCGCTTCATCCAGGTCGGCCTGCTAGCGTGGTTCATTCTGTTCCTGTTGGCGATTACTTCTCCGCAGTGGGTGATGCGGAAGATGGGTGGAAAGCCCTGGCAGACGCTGCATCGCTCTGTTTATGCGGCTGCGGTGCTGGCGGTCATCCATTTTGCGTGGACGCTGAAAAAGGGCAATCTGGAGTGGTGGAAAGACGGCCTGGTGCTGGCGATTCTGCTCGGTCTGCGCATCCTTTGGTCGCTGCAAAAGCGTTTTGCTCAGGGAAGGCCTAAAGTAGCCGTATCACGTTAGGCGCAACTTCTCTCCTTGGGATCGCGTCTTTACCGTGGACTCGCCCATGGGCGACAGGAGTTTGCATGCGCCTTCGGTCCGCCAGTAGATTCGTACTTCTCGGCACGATGATCGCGGTCTCAGCCCATGCGGCGGAGCGTAAGCCGAAGGCCAAGGTCAAAGTACAGGCCGTTGCAAGCGCTCCGCTCTCTGCGCGAGAGAGGGCATCGCAGTTTCTGGATCGCTTCACCTTTGGAGTGAGGCCGGGCGAGGTGGAGAAATTGGTAGCTGCGGGGCCAGATGGTCCCGACAAGTGGTTCGAGCAGCAGCTCAAACCAGCGGCGATTCCGGATGGCGATCTTGAACGAAGGCTGCGCGACTATCCCACGCTCAACATGACGTCGCCACAGGTGCTGGCAACTTTCCCGGATCGCGGAACGATTACCCGCATCGCAGACGGCAAGGCGCAGCCTCCAACCGATCCCCAGCTCGCCGCAGTCTATGAGGTGCAGCTTTACAAACTGCAACTCGAACGCGATGCCAAACGTACGGCGCAACTCAATGCAGCGGCTGCCGCCCCGGCGGGGACGGTAGATCCGCAGAAAGAGATCGACAAGGCCACAGCATCGCGCATCGCCGGGCAGCTTTTCTCTCTTCCCAAGGGGGAGCGGATGAAGGCGCTGCTGGCCCTGCCGGTTGCGGACCGCGCCGCCTTTACCTTGAATGTCGCGGGACAGCAGAAGACCACGCTCATGGCGGACTTTACTCCACGCGAGCGCGAGTACTTCAACTGCATGGCGGCCGGTGTCGGGCCCAGCTACCTGGCCCTGAACGAACTGACGCAGGCACGCATTTTGCGGGACATCCTCTCCGAACGCCAGTTGCAGGCGGTTATGGCGGATTTCTGGTTCAACCACTTCAATATCTACGCTCCGAAAGACTCCGACCAGTGGTACACGACGGCCTACGAGCGGGACGTCATCCGCAAGAACGCTCTGGGTAAGTTCAGTGACCTGCTCATGGCCACGGCCACGAGCCCGGCGATGCTGGTCTATCTCGATAACTGGCTTTCCATAGGACCCAACTCACCCGCAAATGGTGGAAACAACGCGAATGGCAAACGGGGCAATCGCGGACTGAATGAGAACTATGCACGCGAGGTGATGGAGCTTCATACGCTCTCGGTGAATGGCGGTTACTCCCAGGCGGATGTCACCAGCCTGGCGGCGGTGCTTACGGGCTGGTCGGTCGATCATCCAGAGCTTGCTGGACCGTATCTCTTCGACCCGAAGAAGCATGAACCCGGACCAAAGCAGTGGCTGGGGCAGACCATTCCGGCAGGTGAGGCAGATGAGGGTACAACGGCGCTCAAGGCGCTGGCAGCGAGCCCGAAGACCGCTCACTTCATCGCGTGGAAGCTCGCGCAGCGCTTCCTTGCAGACGATCCTCCGGCACCTGCCGTCGACCGCATCGCCCAGACCTACATGAGCACGGACGGAGACATTCGTGCCATGCTGCGAACGCTGGTGCAGTCGCCGGAGTTCAACTCTCGCAAGTACTTCCGGAACAAGGTGAAGACGCCGGTGGAGTTTGTCGCGTCGACCTTTCGCACCACGGCGACCGATCCAACGAACCCCGGCGTGATAGTCCAGTCGATCGACCGAATGGGTATGGGGCTCTATCGCGCTCTTCCACCGACGGGCTATTACATTACGGCAGACAAGTGGATGAACACCGGCGCTCTGCTGGACCGTCTGAACTTCGCCCTGATGCTTACGGCCGGGAAGTTCGGTGGACAGCGCTTCGATTCGTCGCGTCTGCTCGCGCTGGGGCTGATGTCTCAACCCGCAGGGACGACCCCATCCACCATCGCCTCGCGCGCAAGTGTAAAGGCCGCACCATTGAACGGGGCACCGTCCGCCGCCAAGGTGCGTGAAGTACGCATTTCACAGCGGACTTCAGATTCTGAGATGGAAGACGCTGCAACGCCCGGCATCACTGCAGCCACTGGCGCAAGTTCCGTAGCTACGGGAACCGGGGCAGAACTGGCTCTTTCCGTTCTGGAGACTACGCTGGTCGGTGGAGAGGTTTCGGCGCAGACGAATGGCCTTATCCTGCAGCAGCTGCATCAATCTGCATCAGCAGGCGCGGCCAACTCGGCGTCCACGCTCGATATGCTGACGGCGCTGGTTCTAGGAGCGCCGGAGTTTCAACTACGCTGAAGCGCCGCGAGGACCTCTTCCGGTTCGGGGCGAACGCGGAAGTCTGCATGTGCTTCGGCGAAGGTAATGACACCGTCACGGTTCACCACGAAGGTCGCGGGAATAGGAAGCATCCAATCTCGCTCCAGTGCCGCATCCGCGGAAGCCATGACGTTACGCCCAGCATTAATAAAAGGAATATTTACAAGGATGGAGCGGTAGTACCGCTGCATCTCGGGCGTGAGCGCATAAGCCACACCGAACTTTTCCGCCAGCGTGCAGCCCTCATCGCGCAAAAGCGGGAAGGGGATGCCATGCTGCTGCACGGTGAAGTCGCTCTGCCTCAGCGTCTGCGGAGAGATGGCGACGACGAGTCCGCCCAGTTCGCGGAGCCGAGGCTGCAGGTCGCGCCACGTCTCCAGTTCCGTGACGCAGTAGGGGCACCAACGGCCACGGAAGAAGTTGATCACGAGCGGACCGAGCGAAAGCAGGTCGCTGGATCTGATGATTTTTCCGCTGATGGCGTCGGGGAGAGCAAAGGCGGGTGCAGTGTCCCCCACCTTGAGCGCTCGGTCTTCGATGCCGCTCTCGAAGAGGTCTGCAACCGCACGTTCGCCGATGGCAAGACGTTCTTCTTGCACAAGCTTCCGTGTGTTCTGCGTGATCTCGTCGAGACGCGGCTGCAGCGCGGACATCACTACCGGCCGAAGCGGTTCATGCCGCCCATCTGACTCATCAGGCGACGCTGCATCTTGCCGCCACCCGAGCCGATGCCCTTGAACATCTTGCGCATCTGCGCGTACTGGCGGAGAAGGTTGTTGACGTCCTGCACGGAGGTTCCCGAGCCGCGTGCGATGCGCTTGCGGCGCTGGCCTGAGATGATCTCGTGGTTTGCTCGTTCGCGCGCCGTCATGGAATTAATGATGGCTTCGGTACGCGTGAGCTGGCCTTCGTCCACGTTCTCTGCCGCGGCCTGCAGGCCCTGGAAGGGACCGACCGACGGGAGCATCTTCATGATCGACTGCATCGATCCGAGCTTTTTGATCTGGCGCAGCTGATCGCGGAAGTCTTCGAGCGAGAAGCCATCTCCGGAGAGAGCCTTCTTGGCAAACTCTTCACTCTTGCCGCGATCGAGTTTTTCTTCCGCGCGTTCGAGCAGGGTAGCGACGTCGCCCATGCCCATGATGCGCGAGACGATACGGTCGGGATGGAAGGCTTCAAAGGCGTCCGGTTTTTCGCCGGTGCCGATGAACTTGACCGGAGCACCGGTGACGTTGCGGATCGAAAGTGCCGCGCCGCCGCGTGCGTCGCCGTCCATCTTGGTGAGGACGACGCCGGTGATGCCGAGCTGTTTGTGAAAGGCGTCAGCGGAGTTGACCGCGTCCTGTCCGGTCATCGCGTCGGCGACGAAGAGGATTTCGCTAGGGTTGAGCAGCTTCTTCAGGGAAGCCATCTCGTCCATCAGCGGCTGATCGATGCCGAGACGTCCGGCGGTATCGACGATGAGAACATCGCAGCCGAAGTTTGCAGCTTCGCGCTTGGCTTCGCGTGCAAGACGTTCGACGAGAGGCGTGCCTGCTGGCTCTCCCTTCAAATCGCCGAGATAGATCTGTGCGCTGATGGACTTGGCGACGATCTCAAGCTGCTGACGCGCCGCGGGACGATAGACGTCGACGGAGACCAGCATGGGGCGATGTCCGCCCTTCTTCAACCAGGCCGCCAGCTTGCCGCTGGTGGTAGTCTTTCCGGAACCCTGTAGGCCTGCCATCAGAATGACGGTGGGCGGCTGCGAGGCGAACTTGAAACGGGCCGTATCGCGACCGAGAATCTCCACAAGTTCATCGTGAACGATCTTGATGACCTGCTCGGTGGGGGACAGCGCGGTGGCAACCTGCGTTCCCAGCGCCTTCTCGCGGACGTGTTCGATGAGCGTCCCGACGACGTTCAGGTTAACGTCGGACTCCAGAAGGGCGAGGCGGATCTCAACCAGCGCCTCGGTGATGTTTTCTTCCGTGATGGTGCCCTGGCCGCGAAGGTTCTTGAAGGCCCGCTGAAGTTTTTCCTGAAGATTCTCAAACATATCGCTTCCAAGTTTATCAGTCGCGCAGGGATATCCTGATCCAGGAGAAAAACCGCATGGCAGCGCCCCAACCCGAGCCTTGGCTTCGCCAAACGCATACCGACATTCCTGTGGTCCACCGTGCCGTGCTCCATGCCCTGGAGCAGGCCGGAGAGGATATTGAAGCCTGGTGCAAGCCACTCACGCTGGAGGAGCTTGAATCCCGGCCGCATGGACTTCCGTCGGTTGCGTTTCAAGTGCGGCATATTGCTCGGAGTCTCGACCGGCTGATGACCTATGCGGAGGGGAATCCTCTGAGTGAAGCGCAGTTTTCGGCACTTCGAACGGAAAGTGAGCCATCTCCGACCAAGGTGGAGCTATTTGCGGAGTTTGAGGGAACTCTCGCTAGAACATTGCAACGACGATCGGCTCTGCAGTCTGTAGATCTGAATACGCCTCGCGGCCTCGGACGTGCGGCGATTCCGACTACCGTCGGCAGCATCCTGATCCACGTGGCCGAACATACACAGCGGCACGTCGGGCAGGCGATCACGACGGCGAAGGTCGTCGCATCTCTGCGGAGCTAGTCGACGAAGGGCTTGTCGCGTGTAGCCAGAATGCGCGCCCAGAGGTGCTTAATGTTGCGCTGATCTTTCACTGAGCAGGGCATCACTTCGTCCACGCCGTGGCCTTTTTTCAGAGCCAGCACCGAGTTGCCGAGCGTGTTGTTTGAAAGCTTATCGCTCTTGGTTCCGACGACGAGGAAAGGGCGGCGGATCTCGCGCAGATAGTTGATGAGCTGCGTATCGGGCGGCTGCGGAGGAATATTGGTGTCCACCAGGCAGATGCAGAGCGCAAGCGTTTCGCGGTCGGCGAGATAGGGATCGATGAAGCCTGACCACTCCGCGGAGATGGATTTGGAGATCTTGGCGTAGCCGTATCCGGGAAGATCCGCGAAGATAACCTCGGGCTGGGGCCTCGGATCGTCATAGAGACCGAAGAAGTTGATGGAGCGCGTGCGTCCTGGGGTGGAGGAGACGCGAGCCTGCGTGCCGCCCAGAAGGGCATTGATCAGGGACGATTTGCCTACATTCGACCGGCCGAGGAAGGCGACCTCGGGGGCGTTGTGCGTCTGCGCTTCCTTGGGGAAGTGTGCTTCGTCGAAGGCTGAGAGCAGGAAACGGGGGGTGAGGCGCATCCTTTCATTGTAGTCGGGGATAAACTGTCGGCCTTATGATCAAGCGCTACGCCACTTTGATCGCACAAGACGTCTGATCCAGATTCTGCATCTTAAGTATCTTTAGTCTTGTAATTCAAATTGGTTCGCATAAACTTTGGAGTAACTACAGTAACCTCCCGAGGTATTGTGCGTAACCTACAAGACATAGACAGCGGCAAGCAGGCAGGGCCTGCGGTCGACCCGATACGTACGGCGGTTCGCTTTCCCCTTCGGTTAGAACTCATCCTGGATACGGATGAAGGGGAGTTGACCGCAACGACTGAGGATGTTTCCGCCAACGGCGTCCTGTTTTCCGTGGCGAAACTGCCTGCGGTCGATAGCCGGGTGGAGTTCACCATGATGATGCCGGCTGCCATCATGGGCCACGAAAATGACGTGGTGGTGCATTGCGTAGGACGAATCGTTCGTCATGATCGATCGGGCCAGACGCTGCGGGCTGCAGCCGTGATCGACGAATATTTTTTAAGGGCTTAGCTAAAATGTCTGAATTTCCTGGTAACGATCAAGATGGCACGGAAGATGAGGACGGTTTTTCCGGAGGGGTCCGCATTATTCTGGCCGACTCACAGGCCATTTACCGCGTCGGCCTGCGGAAGGTCTTTGCGCTGGAAGATGACATGCGTGTCATCGCGCAGGCCGAAACACTGGCAAACCTGTACACCGCGTTACAGCGCTATCCGACGGATGTCGTAGTCATCGAAGGTCAACTGATGGCCGGTGCGGTGGATGCCATTCCGGAGTTGGTGCGGCGTGCGCCACAGGCCAAAATCATCGTTCAGGTGCTGGAGTCTGACGAAGCGAATACGGTAGAGATGTACCGTCGTGGTGTGCGGGGTGTCGTTCCGCGCTCCATTTCCCCAGACCTGCTGATCAAATGCGTTCGGAAGATCGCGGCGGGCGAGACCTGGATCGACAATCAATCGGTCAGCTGGGTGATTGAGGCGTACCGATCACAGGCGGTTCAGTTGATGAATCCGCGCTCACAACCGAAGCTCTCGCCGAAGGAGCTTGCCATCATTAGCTGTATCACGCGGGGCATGCGGAATAAAGAGATCGCCTATCAGATCGGAACCACGGAGCAGGTGATCAAGAACTATCTCCGCAAGGTCTACGACAAGCTGGGGGTGAGCGACCGGCTGGAGCTGGCTCTTTACTGCATGCACCACCAGTTGCTGAAGCGCTATGCGGTAGAAGAACCGACAACCGAGATGGTGACGAAGGTCGTTTAGAGGTCCCGCGAAACTACAACGAGGCGCGCCAGATCGGCGCGCCTCGTCTGTTACAGGGAGTTACTGTTTATCGACTTCGAGGTCGATCGTGAACTTAATCTCGTCGCCAACGGTAGGAGGAGCGAACTTAGGACCAAAGTTGAAGTCAGAGCGCTTGATCAGGCCAGTTGCCGAGAAGCCACTGACAGTTTTTCCGTTATTGGTCTGAGGCGGGACAGGACCGTCGACATCGAGCGTAACGGACTTCGTCTGGCCGTGGAGGGTCAGGTCGCCGATCAGCTGCAGCTTGCCGTTGACGTTCTTCACCGAGGTGGACTTGAAGGTCAGGGTCGGGAAGTTGGCTACATCGAAGAAGTCGGGGCTCTTGAGATGTCCATCGCGCTTGTCGTTGTCGGTGTTGACGGTTGTGGCATCGATGGTGGCGATGACGCTCGACTTGCCCGGATCTTTCTCATTCCAAACAACATCTCCAGTTACCTTCGAGAAGGCGCCATGAACGTTGGAGACGGCGAGATGGCGGATCTGAAAGTTCACGCTGGAGTGGGCCGGGTCGATCTTCCAGTTGGAAACCTGTGCGAAGGAGGGCAGAGCGAGAGAAAGCGATGCGAGAGCGAGTGCAAAAATAGCACTACGCCGATTGAGGTGAGGTTTCATGGTCGGACTCCTTGAAGGACTTGCGTCCTGATTGTGCCTTATGGCTGGCAGCTGTAATGGATGTAAGACGACACCTGTTGGATTCTTCCGTTTATTTATCTCATAAGAAAGGCTGAAATCAGACCAAAAAACTTCCTGAAGGTGGATCGGGCGGAAGCTGGTAGCATTCCGCAGATATGGCAAGCGGGATCCTGGAAAACTTTCAGCAACTCACAGTAAAGCAGCGGAATGCCTTTGTCGCTTGTTTTCTTGGCTGGACACTGGATGCGTTTGATTTTTTTATCCTGACCTACTGCCTTTCCGCGATCGCCGCAGATTTTTCTGTTGGCATCAAAAAAGTGGCGGAGTGCCTCTTCTGGACCCTGGCGATGAGGCCGGTCGGAGCGCTCCTCTTTGGCGCCATGGCAGAGCGGTGGGGTAGAAAACCCACACTGATGCTCAATGTGATCAGTTTTGCCGTCTTTGAGCTGGCAAGTGCATTTGCGCCCACGCTCGGCTGGCTGATGGTCTGTCGCGGGCTATTCGGCATAGCGATGGGTGGAGAGTGGGGCGTGGGTGCAGCGCTGGCGTTTGAGACGCTTCCTCCAAAGGGGCGAGGATTCTTCAGCGGCCTGTTGCAAGAGGGGTACGTTTGCGGAAATCTTTTAGCTGCAGCGGTCTACTGGCTTGTCTTTCCGCATCTGCATAGCCATGGCATGTTGACGAACTGGCGGGTGATGTTCATGATCGGTGCGTTTCCGGCCGCGCTTGTCTTCTTCATCCGCATGGGTGTGGATGAGTCACCGGCATGGAAAGAAGGCAAGGCCGATCCGGTCAAGCCAAAGTTCCAATGGAGCCAGGTCGGAGCTTATCTACCGTCCTTTTTGTTCTTGGTCTTATTAATGACCGCATTCACGGCATTCAGCCATGGAAGTCAGGATCTCTACCCCACATTCCTGGAGAAGACCAAGGGATTTGCCGCTGCCGAGGTGGGAAAGATTGCGATTATCGCTAACCTGGGAGCGCTCTTCGGCGGGATTTGCGTAGGCACGCTCTCGGAGAAGTTAGGGCGGCGGAAGGCCATTGTTCTGGCCGCCCTGCTTGCCATCCCGATGATTCCGCTTTGGGCCTATACGCACTCCATGGGTGTCGTTATGATCGGTGGTTTTCTGATGCAGTTCATGGTGCAGGGTGCGTGGGGCGTCATTCCGGCGCATCTGAACGAGCTTTCGCCTTCTGCCGTACGCGCGACGTTTCCGGGACTGGCGTACCAGCTTGGGAACCTGATCACGTCTCGGAATGCTGTGTTTCAAGCGGCGCTCGCAGCGCGGTTTGGAGGGATGACGATTGTGATGGCGGGGACGGTGGTTGTGGTTGCGCTCATCGTGGCGGGGTTGGCTGCGGCAGGTCGAGAGCGGAAGGGCGAGGAGATGAAGCTGGCCTGACCTATGGGACGTTTGACCTGTGCCAATGCAGCATTTAACCTAAAGTAGTTATGAATTTTTATGCCGAAGTGATGGGTGCGACGAATGTGCGCTGTTGTTGCGTATGTTTGGGGTTCGCGCGTTCCTTCGAGCGTGTCTGGAATTGAAGACGCTCTGATCGAATTCAGATGTTGCGCATGCCCACGAACCAGATCCCGATCGTGGGCGTTGTTGTTTGTAGGGCATAGATTTTGGAAGGCAGGATAAGGGCGATGGCAGAGCAGGTTGCGGATGCGGTAGTAGCGAAAAAAGAGACAAAGGCGCAGAAGTCCGAGCGTCTGAAGCTGGAAAAGAACCCCTGGCAGGCGTGGGAGGAGGTTCGCCAGTTTGCACGCGAAGGGCGCGAGGCCGTCGTTCCCGATTGGGCCAATCTCTACTTTAAATGGTGGGGTATTTACACGCAGGGCGATGGCGCGGGTGCAACCGGCGGCGTAGGTGGAGAAGGTCTGGTTACTGAATACTTCATGATGCGCGTCGGGATTCCGAACGGCATTCTGACCAGCGAGCAAACTCGCGTGATTGCGCAGATCGCCAAGGACCACGGGCAGAATCTAGCCGATGTGACCACGCGACAGAACATCCAATTTCACTGGCTGACGATTGAGAGCCTGCCGCTGGTGGTGGATGCGCTCGAAAAGGTCGGCCTTTCGCCGAAGGGCGCCTGTGGCGATGTGGTTCGCAATGTAACCGGTTGCCCGCTGGCTGGGCATGATGCAGCGGAGCTTTTCGATGCTTCGCCAATTGCCAAGAAGGTGGCTGCGACGCTGACAGCGAACAACGATTTTGTGAACCTGCCGCGCAAGTTCAAGATCTGCATTACGGGCTGCCCGATCTGGTGCTCTTACCCGGAGATCAATGACATCGCGCTGACCGGTGTGGCGAATGCCGCTGGTGAGCTTGGTTTCGCAGTGCGTGTGGGCGGTGGTCTGTCGAAGGACCCGCATATCGCGGTGAAGTTGGATGCGTTCATTCGGCAGGAGCAGGCAGAAGAGGTTTGCATCAAGATCGTGGAGATCTTCCGCGAGCAGACGGTGCTGCGCGAAAGCCGCACGACTGCGCGCCTGAAGTTCCTCTTCCTGAAGCATGGCTGGACGGCCGAGAGCTTCCTCGCAGAGCTGGAGACGCGCATGGGCTTCAAGTTCGATCCCGCTCCTGCTGAGCATGTTCCCGGCGATCAGTATCGCGATCACACGGGCGTTCATCCGCAGAAGGAGAAGGGTCTGAACTATGTTGGCCTGACCGTTCTGCGCGGACGTATGACAGGCGATCAGCTCTACGCGTTGGCGGACCTGGCGGACAAATACGGCGCAGGCGATCTGCGCTGCACGATTCAGCAGAACATTATTCTGATGGGCGTGCCGAGCGAGAAGGTACACGACCTGATCGCGGAGATCAGCAAGCTGGAGTTGCACGTCGAGGGTTCGAGCTTCTGGCGCGGGACTGTAGCTTGCACAGGCACCGAGTTCTGCAAGCTCGCCATCACGGAGACCAAGGGTTTCGCGCGCTGGATCGTCGACGAGATGGAAGAGCGCATGCCCGAATTTACAGAGCAGCTGCGGATCAATGTTACGGGCTGCCCGAACAACTGTGGACAGAGCTGGATCTCTGATATCGGCCTTGAAGGCAAGAAGATCAAACAGGACGGCAAGCTGGTGGATGCGTACTACTTCCTTCTAGGCGGGGCTGTGGGCGACCACGCGGGCATCGCGCGTCCTGTGGGATATCGCGTTCCGGCTACAGAAGTTCCCGTGGCGATTGAGCGCCTGCTGACGACGTACATGAAGCAGCGCGTGAGCGATGAATCGTTGCGCGGCTATTTTGCCCGCTACAGCAACGAAGAGTTGCGTGGACAGCTTGCTGGCGAGATCGTGGCTCCAGTAGAGCGCGATTTACCTGCGGGACGCGTTCCGGGGAATGTAGGATGAGCCTCTTTCCTCTCTTCCTGAAGCTCACGGCGAGGCCTTGCCTCGTTGTGGGCGCAGGTGCGATTGCGGAAGGGAAGATCGCTGCATTGCTGGAGTCTGAGGCGACGGTGACGGTGGTTGCGCCACAGGCCGATCCCCGGGTAGAAGAGTGGGCTGCGAGCGGTGAGATCACTCTGCTGCGACGTGAGTATCAGACAAGCGACGTTGAGGGAATGTTCCTCGTCGTTGCGGGGACGAATGTGCCTCCGGTGAACCGCGCGGTGTACGCAGCGGCGACGGAGCGCGGCATCCTGTGCAACGCGGTGGACGATCCTCCTTACTGCGACTTCTACTTTCCCTCCATCGTGCGTCGAGGCGAGTTGCAGATCGCGATCTCGACGGCGGGTGAGAGTCCGGCGTTTGCGCAGCAGTTGCGCAAGGAGCTGAACGAACAGCTGCCGAAGGACCTTGGACCGTGGCTGATGGAACTCGGACGTCTGCGTCGAGAAGTGACTGCGGTGGAGCCGCTCGGCGAGCCGCGCAAGATGCTGCTGCATCAGCTGGCAAAGCGTGAGGTTTGCGGCGCGCAGGATTGCCCGACACGGATGATTGCGCGCGAGCATATGGCTTCGATCAAGAGGGTGTCGTGAACGGTAAGGTCTATCTCGTGGGTGCTGGTCCGGGCGATCCGGAGCTGCTGACGGTGCGTGCCCTTCGCCTTCTGGAGACGGCGGATGTGGTGCTGCATGACGATCTCGTGCCGGATGCGATTGTTGCCCTGGCAAGCAAGCGGGCGCTGGTGACGAGCGTAGGCAAGCGTTGTGGAC
This genomic stretch from Terriglobus saanensis SP1PR4 harbors:
- a CDS encoding MFS transporter, translating into MASGILENFQQLTVKQRNAFVACFLGWTLDAFDFFILTYCLSAIAADFSVGIKKVAECLFWTLAMRPVGALLFGAMAERWGRKPTLMLNVISFAVFELASAFAPTLGWLMVCRGLFGIAMGGEWGVGAALAFETLPPKGRGFFSGLLQEGYVCGNLLAAAVYWLVFPHLHSHGMLTNWRVMFMIGAFPAALVFFIRMGVDESPAWKEGKADPVKPKFQWSQVGAYLPSFLFLVLLMTAFTAFSHGSQDLYPTFLEKTKGFAAAEVGKIAIIANLGALFGGICVGTLSEKLGRRKAIVLAALLAIPMIPLWAYTHSMGVVMIGGFLMQFMVQGAWGVIPAHLNELSPSAVRATFPGLAYQLGNLITSRNAVFQAALAARFGGMTIVMAGTVVVVALIVAGLAAAGRERKGEEMKLA
- a CDS encoding PilZ domain-containing protein gives rise to the protein MRNLQDIDSGKQAGPAVDPIRTAVRFPLRLELILDTDEGELTATTEDVSANGVLFSVAKLPAVDSRVEFTMMMPAAIMGHENDVVVHCVGRIVRHDRSGQTLRAAAVIDEYFLRA
- a CDS encoding DinB family protein; translated protein: MAAPQPEPWLRQTHTDIPVVHRAVLHALEQAGEDIEAWCKPLTLEELESRPHGLPSVAFQVRHIARSLDRLMTYAEGNPLSEAQFSALRTESEPSPTKVELFAEFEGTLARTLQRRSALQSVDLNTPRGLGRAAIPTTVGSILIHVAEHTQRHVGQAITTAKVVASLRS
- a CDS encoding response regulator transcription factor, with the translated sequence MSEFPGNDQDGTEDEDGFSGGVRIILADSQAIYRVGLRKVFALEDDMRVIAQAETLANLYTALQRYPTDVVVIEGQLMAGAVDAIPELVRRAPQAKIIVQVLESDEANTVEMYRRGVRGVVPRSISPDLLIKCVRKIAAGETWIDNQSVSWVIEAYRSQAVQLMNPRSQPKLSPKELAIISCITRGMRNKEIAYQIGTTEQVIKNYLRKVYDKLGVSDRLELALYCMHHQLLKRYAVEEPTTEMVTKVV
- the yihA gene encoding ribosome biogenesis GTP-binding protein YihA/YsxC, which codes for MRLTPRFLLSAFDEAHFPKEAQTHNAPEVAFLGRSNVGKSSLINALLGGTQARVSSTPGRTRSINFFGLYDDPRPQPEVIFADLPGYGYAKISKSISAEWSGFIDPYLADRETLALCICLVDTNIPPQPPDTQLINYLREIRRPFLVVGTKSDKLSNNTLGNSVLALKKGHGVDEVMPCSVKDQRNIKHLWARILATRDKPFVD
- a CDS encoding peroxiredoxin family protein — its product is MSALQPRLDEITQNTRKLVQEERLAIGERAVADLFESGIEDRALKVGDTAPAFALPDAISGKIIRSSDLLSLGPLVINFFRGRWCPYCVTELETWRDLQPRLRELGGLVVAISPQTLRQSDFTVQQHGIPFPLLRDEGCTLAEKFGVAYALTPEMQRYYRSILVNIPFINAGRNVMASADAALERDWMLPIPATFVVNRDGVITFAEAHADFRVRPEPEEVLAALQRS
- a CDS encoding sulfite oxidase heme-binding subunit YedZ, encoding MNNNAIRLLKPLVFLFCLLPVAALVRQAQQGNLGADPVAHITHFTGNWAMYMLLLSLAITPVRRISSKLAWLIRFRRMLGLYAFFYATLHLATYVFLFSGFDIAGAFSNLRIHDFHGIAEQWRAVWPVMVTDIQKRRFIQVGLLAWFILFLLAITSPQWVMRKMGGKPWQTLHRSVYAAAVLAVIHFAWTLKKGNLEWWKDGLVLAILLGLRILWSLQKRFAQGRPKVAVSR
- the ffh gene encoding signal recognition particle protein, giving the protein MFENLQEKLQRAFKNLRGQGTITEENITEALVEIRLALLESDVNLNVVGTLIEHVREKALGTQVATALSPTEQVIKIVHDELVEILGRDTARFKFASQPPTVILMAGLQGSGKTTTSGKLAAWLKKGGHRPMLVSVDVYRPAARQQLEIVAKSISAQIYLGDLKGEPAGTPLVERLAREAKREAANFGCDVLIVDTAGRLGIDQPLMDEMASLKKLLNPSEILFVADAMTGQDAVNSADAFHKQLGITGVVLTKMDGDARGGAALSIRNVTGAPVKFIGTGEKPDAFEAFHPDRIVSRIMGMGDVATLLERAEEKLDRGKSEEFAKKALSGDGFSLEDFRDQLRQIKKLGSMQSIMKMLPSVGPFQGLQAAAENVDEGQLTRTEAIINSMTARERANHEIISGQRRKRIARGSGTSVQDVNNLLRQYAQMRKMFKGIGSGGGKMQRRLMSQMGGMNRFGR
- a CDS encoding DUF1800 domain-containing protein; the protein is MRLRSASRFVLLGTMIAVSAHAAERKPKAKVKVQAVASAPLSARERASQFLDRFTFGVRPGEVEKLVAAGPDGPDKWFEQQLKPAAIPDGDLERRLRDYPTLNMTSPQVLATFPDRGTITRIADGKAQPPTDPQLAAVYEVQLYKLQLERDAKRTAQLNAAAAAPAGTVDPQKEIDKATASRIAGQLFSLPKGERMKALLALPVADRAAFTLNVAGQQKTTLMADFTPREREYFNCMAAGVGPSYLALNELTQARILRDILSERQLQAVMADFWFNHFNIYAPKDSDQWYTTAYERDVIRKNALGKFSDLLMATATSPAMLVYLDNWLSIGPNSPANGGNNANGKRGNRGLNENYAREVMELHTLSVNGGYSQADVTSLAAVLTGWSVDHPELAGPYLFDPKKHEPGPKQWLGQTIPAGEADEGTTALKALAASPKTAHFIAWKLAQRFLADDPPAPAVDRIAQTYMSTDGDIRAMLRTLVQSPEFNSRKYFRNKVKTPVEFVASTFRTTATDPTNPGVIVQSIDRMGMGLYRALPPTGYYITADKWMNTGALLDRLNFALMLTAGKFGGQRFDSSRLLALGLMSQPAGTTPSTIASRASVKAAPLNGAPSAAKVREVRISQRTSDSEMEDAATPGITAATGASSVATGTGAELALSVLETTLVGGEVSAQTNGLILQQLHQSASAGAANSASTLDMLTALVLGAPEFQLR
- a CDS encoding YceI family protein gives rise to the protein MKPHLNRRSAIFALALASLSLALPSFAQVSNWKIDPAHSSVNFQIRHLAVSNVHGAFSKVTGDVVWNEKDPGKSSVIATIDATTVNTDNDKRDGHLKSPDFFDVANFPTLTFKSTSVKNVNGKLQLIGDLTLHGQTKSVTLDVDGPVPPQTNNGKTVSGFSATGLIKRSDFNFGPKFAPPTVGDEIKFTIDLEVDKQ